Proteins encoded in a region of the Ranitomeya imitator isolate aRanImi1 chromosome 9, aRanImi1.pri, whole genome shotgun sequence genome:
- the PDCD5 gene encoding programmed cell death protein 5: MADPELEAIRKQRLAELQGRQGDGGSEQAQQEAKQREDEMRNSILSQVLSQAARARLNNLALVKPEKAKAVENYLIQMARFGQLGGKLSEQGLIEILEKVSQQTEKKTTVKFNRRKVMDSDEEDDD; encoded by the exons ATGGCGGACCCCGAGCTGGAAGCTATCAGGAAGCAGCGGCTGGCGGAGCTGCAGGGCCGGCAAGGG GATGGGGGGAGCGAGCAGGCTCAGCAAGAGGCCAAACAGAG GGAGGACGAAATGAGGAACAGCATCTTATCTCAGGTCCTGAGCCAGGCGGCCCGGGCGAGAT tGAATAATTTGGCGCTAGTGAAGCCGGAAAAAGCCAAAGCTGTGGAGAACTACCTGATCCAGATGGCAAGATTTGGGCAACTAGGCGGCAAG CTTTCTGAACaaggactaatagaaattctggagAAAGTCAGTCAGCAGACGGAGAAGAAGACGACTGTGAAG TTTAACAGAAGGAAAGTGATGGACTCTGACGAGGAGGACGACGACTGA